The DNA window AAGAAGGTGTGCAAGTCTTTTTTCAAAACGGAGGTAGTAAAAAGTGTTGATCTGGAAATTAAAGACAAAGAGTTTTGTGTTCTGGTAGGACCCTCCGGGTGCGGAAAAACTACAACATTAAGAATGATAGCAGGGTTAGAGGAGATAACAAGCGGCGAAATTTATATAGGTTCCAGGTTGATTAACGATGTAGTACCTAAGGATAGGGATATAGCTATGGTATTCCAGAATTATGCATTATATCCGCATATGACCGTCCGGGGAAACATGGAATTCGGATTGAAACTTAGAGGGTACCCTAAAGAAGAAATTGAAAAAAGAATAGAATATGCATCAACGATGTTAGGAATAAAAGATTTCTTGAATAGGAAACCCAAAGAACTTTCTGGCGGTCAAAGACAGCGGGTTGCAGTAGGAAGAGCTATAGTCCGCAAACCGCAGGTTTTTTTATTTGATGAACCGTTGTCAAATCTTGACGCAAAACTGAGAGTACAAATGCGTGCAGAATTAAAGAAACTTCATCAACGGCTTCAAACCACTATAATTTATGTTACCCATGATCAGATAGAAGCTATGACATTGGGAGACAAAGTTGTAGTTATGAGAGACGGGATTATTCACCAGGTAGCAGATCCAAATACAATTTATGATAGTCCGGCAGATAAATTTGTAGCAGGTTTCATAGGTTCGCCGCCAACAAATTTTATGGAATGTACAGTAGTAAAAAAAGATAATGTAGCACATTTAGACGAAGGTACATTTTTAGTAAAGACAAACGATAAAATGTCAGGTATTTTGTTGGAAAAATATTTAAACAAAAAGGTTACACTCGGCGTGAGACCGGAAGATATCTATGATAAATTTTACTATTCAGGTACTAAAACTGAAGGCAAAACACTAATGGCAACAGTTGAAGTAGTAGAACCCATCGGTGCAGAAAAATATCTTTACCTTAAAACAGGTAAAAACTCTTTTATATCAATAGTAGACACACACAATAAAGTTGAAGTAAATCAGGATATTGAAGTCGTCTTTAACATGGATAAAATACATGTTTTTGACATAGAAACCGAAAAAACAATTGCATAAATCTATAAGTTTAATAACCGGTTATATTGTTATTATAAACGTATACACATTGTTTTCTATCGGAAAGTTATAGTTTTATGTATGGCAAAAACAGTTTAATTGAAATTGTAAAAGTTAAATCTAGTATTGATAATTCCATAGAAGAAGTTTTTTTTATACCAGCAAAAAGAAAAAATGCACCGCTTCTTGTAAAACTTCATACTTGGAGTTTTAGCAAGGAAGCTGAGAAAAAAGAGATCAAAAATATTTTTAAGTCTACCGGATGGAACATACTTGCTCCGGAATTCAGAGGTCCCAATTTAGCAAATAATCCAAGAGCAAAAGAAGCTTGTGGTTCTAAACTTGCAAAACAAGATATAGCAGATGCGGTTTACTTTATACAAAAGAAGTATCATTTAACATCTAAACAGGTATTCCTTCTTGGAGGAAGTGGTGGCGGTCATATGGCATTGTTAATGGCTGCGTCCTATCCTTCTCTTTGGAGTGTTGTATGTGCTTGGTGTCCTATAACAGATTTAAACAAATGGCGATTTGAAAATTTACATTATAAAACACATATAGAAGCTTGTTGTGATAGCAAATATCAATATGCAGCTCGATCTCCAATAAATTATATTGATGAAATATCTAAAGCTCGAGTATATATTTCTCATGGTAAATGTGACAATAGTGTTCCATTTACACATAGCCTTGAACTTTATAACAAAATTATTAAAAAACATCCTAAAGCAGATATATTTCTTAACATTTTTAGAGGCGGTCACGAAATTAAAGTAAAGGAAGCTTTAATAGTTTTTAAATCTTTTCTTACTGCGAATAGTAAGAAACTACATTCAATACTATCAAAATGAAATTTAAGTTTTAATCTTTGATAATTTTAGAGAAAACAGAGAGGCAATATGAAATTAGGTTTTTTAACTGCTTGTCTGCAGTTGAAGTTGGAAGATATTGTTAGTTGGGCAAAACAGGAAAATTTTGAAACGCTGGAAGTAGCTTGTTGGCCAAAAGTACATGGCCGTGAT is part of the Elusimicrobiota bacterium genome and encodes:
- the ugpC gene encoding sn-glycerol-3-phosphate ABC transporter ATP-binding protein UgpC; protein product: MAEVILKKVCKSFFKTEVVKSVDLEIKDKEFCVLVGPSGCGKTTTLRMIAGLEEITSGEIYIGSRLINDVVPKDRDIAMVFQNYALYPHMTVRGNMEFGLKLRGYPKEEIEKRIEYASTMLGIKDFLNRKPKELSGGQRQRVAVGRAIVRKPQVFLFDEPLSNLDAKLRVQMRAELKKLHQRLQTTIIYVTHDQIEAMTLGDKVVVMRDGIIHQVADPNTIYDSPADKFVAGFIGSPPTNFMECTVVKKDNVAHLDEGTFLVKTNDKMSGILLEKYLNKKVTLGVRPEDIYDKFYYSGTKTEGKTLMATVEVVEPIGAEKYLYLKTGKNSFISIVDTHNKVEVNQDIEVVFNMDKIHVFDIETEKTIA
- a CDS encoding prolyl oligopeptidase family serine peptidase, which encodes MYGKNSLIEIVKVKSSIDNSIEEVFFIPAKRKNAPLLVKLHTWSFSKEAEKKEIKNIFKSTGWNILAPEFRGPNLANNPRAKEACGSKLAKQDIADAVYFIQKKYHLTSKQVFLLGGSGGGHMALLMAASYPSLWSVVCAWCPITDLNKWRFENLHYKTHIEACCDSKYQYAARSPINYIDEISKARVYISHGKCDNSVPFTHSLELYNKIIKKHPKADIFLNIFRGGHEIKVKEALIVFKSFLTANSKKLHSILSK